The Sphingobium sp. BYY-5 genome contains a region encoding:
- a CDS encoding TonB-dependent receptor yields the protein MKAHQTIRALALASAAWGGATVLPALAQQGAPQAASDDEAAIVVTARRREETLVSVPIAVSAFSGEALERGGAIDITDLANVTPNTTLEASRGTNSTLTAFIRGVGQQDPVSGFEQGVGIYLDDVYLNRPQGAILDIYDVERIEILRGPQGTLYGRNTIGGAVKYVTRMLPQDFSLKIKGTYGTYDQADGIITASAPIGDLIRVGGAFARLSRGGFGKNLTTGEENYNKDIWAGRATFEMGGYGQPVLMRITGDYTKDNSNPRGGHRLIPGQLSGAPVLDNVFDTRGGLIDPKQYVKSYGLSMNVTAELSDAVTLRSISAWRKDDSASPIDFDALPAVDVDVPAYYFNEQLSQEFQLLLDAGPLKGMVGFYYLDASADTSFDTRIFTTVAGLTAFTQANVDTETYAVFGDFTYDFSDRFSVSAGGRYTWDERRADILRQSYVGGGSPIFGGAGLPFGAPSTDFRGSAKYKKFTPRFSVSYKPTPDHNLYASYSKGFKGGGFDPRGVGTNAPDLNGDGIRQESEIASFLSFRPEQVDSYEVGYKGNFMDGALFVAVAGFYADYKDVQIPGSVACSVNVGGVATPSFCGIVSNAGKARFKGLEFESNARLGRDILSSGDRLNLSTAIGYIDAEYREYIANIASVPTDVAQYRRVQNTPKWTASGTLSYTAPVGDGSVYLGSTLSWRSKTYQFEIPNPYIDQKGYALWDASIVYTAPNDRWTLGVHGKNILDKEYKTSGYTFVAANPVTGAIINNAAGFPTPSLGREGTLTAFYGNPRQVFVTGTVKF from the coding sequence ATGAAGGCTCATCAGACCATTCGCGCTCTTGCCCTTGCCTCCGCCGCCTGGGGCGGGGCGACCGTCCTTCCCGCGCTGGCGCAGCAAGGCGCGCCGCAGGCCGCGTCGGACGACGAGGCCGCGATCGTCGTCACCGCCCGCCGGCGCGAGGAGACACTGGTCAGCGTGCCGATCGCGGTCAGCGCCTTTTCCGGCGAAGCGCTGGAGCGGGGCGGCGCGATCGACATCACCGATCTGGCCAATGTAACCCCCAACACCACGCTGGAGGCGTCGCGCGGCACCAATTCGACGCTGACCGCTTTCATCCGCGGCGTCGGCCAGCAGGACCCGGTGTCGGGTTTCGAACAGGGCGTCGGCATCTATCTGGACGATGTCTATCTGAACCGGCCGCAGGGCGCGATCCTGGACATTTACGATGTCGAGCGGATCGAGATTTTGCGCGGGCCGCAGGGGACGCTCTATGGCCGCAACACCATCGGCGGCGCGGTCAAATATGTGACCAGGATGCTGCCGCAGGACTTCTCGCTGAAGATCAAGGGCACCTATGGCACCTATGACCAGGCTGACGGCATCATCACGGCTTCGGCCCCGATCGGCGACCTGATCCGCGTCGGTGGCGCCTTCGCTCGCCTGTCGCGCGGCGGCTTCGGCAAGAACCTCACCACCGGGGAGGAGAATTACAACAAGGATATCTGGGCCGGGCGCGCCACGTTCGAAATGGGCGGCTATGGCCAGCCGGTGTTGATGCGCATCACCGGCGACTATACCAAGGACAACAGCAATCCGCGCGGCGGCCATCGCCTGATCCCCGGCCAATTGTCGGGCGCGCCGGTGCTGGACAATGTGTTCGACACGCGCGGCGGTCTTATCGACCCGAAGCAATATGTGAAATCCTACGGGCTTTCGATGAACGTCACGGCGGAATTGAGCGACGCGGTGACGCTGCGGTCGATCAGCGCCTGGCGCAAGGATGACAGCGCGTCGCCGATCGACTTCGATGCCTTGCCTGCCGTCGATGTCGATGTGCCGGCCTATTATTTCAACGAACAGCTCAGCCAGGAATTCCAGCTATTGCTCGACGCCGGACCGCTCAAGGGCATGGTCGGCTTCTATTATCTGGACGCCAGCGCCGACACCTCGTTCGATACGCGCATCTTCACGACCGTAGCGGGATTGACCGCCTTCACCCAGGCCAATGTCGACACTGAAACCTATGCGGTCTTCGGCGACTTCACCTATGATTTCAGCGACCGGTTCAGCGTGTCGGCGGGCGGCCGCTATACGTGGGACGAGCGGCGGGCGGACATTTTGCGGCAAAGCTATGTCGGTGGCGGATCGCCTATCTTCGGCGGGGCTGGCCTGCCCTTCGGCGCGCCCAGCACCGACTTCCGCGGATCGGCCAAATATAAGAAATTCACGCCGCGCTTCTCGGTCAGCTACAAGCCGACCCCGGATCATAATCTCTACGCCAGCTATTCCAAGGGCTTCAAGGGCGGGGGCTTCGACCCGCGCGGGGTGGGCACCAACGCGCCGGACCTGAATGGCGACGGCATAAGGCAGGAGAGCGAGATCGCGTCCTTCCTCAGCTTCCGCCCGGAACAGGTGGACAGCTATGAGGTCGGCTACAAGGGCAATTTCATGGACGGCGCGCTCTTTGTGGCAGTCGCCGGCTTCTATGCCGATTACAAGGATGTGCAGATTCCGGGGTCCGTCGCCTGCTCCGTCAATGTCGGCGGCGTGGCGACGCCTTCCTTCTGCGGCATCGTGTCCAATGCCGGCAAGGCGCGCTTCAAGGGGCTGGAGTTTGAAAGCAATGCGCGTTTGGGCCGGGATATCCTGTCCAGCGGCGACCGGCTGAACCTGTCGACCGCGATCGGTTATATCGATGCGGAATATCGCGAATATATCGCCAATATCGCCAGCGTGCCGACCGACGTGGCGCAATATCGGCGCGTGCAGAACACGCCCAAATGGACCGCCAGCGGGACGCTGAGCTACACCGCGCCGGTGGGCGACGGCAGCGTCTATCTCGGCAGCACCCTGTCCTGGCGGTCCAAGACCTATCAGTTCGAGATTCCCAACCCCTATATCGATCAGAAGGGCTACGCGCTGTGGGACGCGAGCATCGTCTATACCGCGCCCAATGACCGCTGGACGCTGGGCGTCCATGGCAAGAATATCCTGGACAAGGAATATAAGACGTCGGGCTACACCTTCGTCGCGGCCAATCCGGTGACGGGGGCGATCATCAACAATGCTGCCGGTTTCCCGACCCCCTCGCTGGGCCGCGAAGGCACGCTGACTGCCTTTTACGGCAATCCCCGGCAGGTGTTCGTGACCGGGACGGTGAAGTTTTAG
- a CDS encoding TetR/AcrR family transcriptional regulator — protein MTDEGKALEGAKDDKTPRTPRGERTRRALLSAAAAEFGEKGFHDGSISGITRRAGCALGSFYTYFDTKDDIFRALVADMSGQVRDYVGPRIAQARDGIDAERIGLLSFLEFARTHKEIYRIIDEAEFVDQAAYRAHYENTATRMAARLAKAAEHGDMRADVEEVHAWAIMGMNVFLGLRYGVWDDSRPAEEIAAIANALIERGIGKRG, from the coding sequence ATGACCGACGAAGGCAAGGCGTTGGAGGGCGCGAAGGACGACAAGACCCCGCGCACCCCCAGGGGCGAACGCACCCGCCGCGCATTGCTGTCGGCGGCGGCGGCGGAGTTTGGCGAGAAGGGATTCCACGACGGGTCGATCAGCGGCATTACCCGCCGCGCCGGCTGCGCGCTGGGCAGTTTCTACACCTATTTCGATACCAAGGACGACATCTTCCGCGCGCTCGTCGCCGACATGTCGGGCCAGGTGCGCGACTATGTGGGACCGCGCATCGCGCAGGCGCGCGACGGCATCGACGCCGAACGCATCGGCCTGCTCAGCTTCCTGGAGTTCGCCCGCACGCACAAGGAAATCTACCGCATCATCGACGAAGCCGAGTTCGTCGATCAGGCCGCCTACCGCGCCCATTATGAAAATACGGCGACCCGCATGGCCGCGCGCCTGGCGAAGGCGGCGGAGCATGGCGACATGCGCGCGGACGTGGAGGAAGTCCATGCCTGGGCGATCATGGGCATGAACGTCTTCCTGGGCCTGCGCTACGGCGTCTGGGACGACAGCCGCCCGGCCGAGGAGATAGCGGCGATCGCCAACGCGCTGATCGAACGGGGGATCGGGAAGCGGGGATAG
- a CDS encoding pentapeptide repeat-containing protein has translation MDDLFSERAVEGKTLSRADVEGLSGASHRLVDCDFEEADLSGLDLTGWVFERCNLRKSDLSGARLSESVWKSCRGAFANFTGADASEARFVSSDFNNASFRRTVLTSAAFAGSKLTGADFTDARALDLRFEESLLINAKLVGFSFLKQAVSKVDFSQADLRKCDFRHTILDDCSLRDANVAGSRFEGADLRNADLGGLRLVDAGLFRGATISRNQAGQLLGELGLNVR, from the coding sequence ATGGACGATCTGTTTTCCGAACGTGCGGTCGAAGGCAAAACGCTGTCGCGTGCCGATGTTGAAGGGCTGTCCGGCGCCTCGCACCGGCTGGTCGACTGCGATTTTGAGGAAGCGGATTTGTCCGGCCTGGACCTGACGGGATGGGTCTTTGAACGGTGCAATCTTCGCAAGAGCGACCTGAGCGGGGCAAGGCTTTCGGAAAGCGTCTGGAAGTCCTGCCGGGGCGCCTTTGCGAATTTCACCGGGGCCGACGCGAGCGAAGCGCGATTCGTGAGCAGCGATTTCAACAATGCCAGCTTTCGCCGGACGGTCCTGACCTCCGCCGCATTTGCGGGATCGAAATTGACGGGCGCCGATTTCACCGACGCCAGGGCGCTGGACCTGCGGTTCGAGGAGAGCCTGCTTATCAACGCCAAACTTGTCGGCTTTTCCTTCCTCAAACAGGCGGTGAGCAAGGTCGATTTCTCGCAGGCCGATCTGCGCAAATGCGATTTCCGGCACACGATCCTGGATGATTGCAGCCTGCGTGATGCCAATGTGGCCGGATCGCGGTTCGAGGGCGCGGATTTGCGCAATGCGGATCTGGGCGGCCTGCGACTGGTCGATGCGGGGCTGTTCAGGGGCGCGACCATTTCGCGCAATCAGGCCGGACAATTGCTTGGCGAGCTGGGCCTGAACGTCCGATAA
- the metW gene encoding methionine biosynthesis protein MetW has protein sequence MREALRPDLALIARTVRQGARVLDVGCGDGALMAALRDAKQVDARGLEIDGSNVAAAVGRGLSIVQGDADTDLSYYPDASFDYAILSQTLQTTRRPDQVMEELLRIGRQAFVSFPNFAHWRGRLSLMLGGRMPVTRLLPDTWYDTLNIHHVTVDDFRALVKERGWHIEGQWFLKGDRETTHANANLFAEHAVFLLRK, from the coding sequence ATGAGAGAGGCGTTGCGGCCGGACCTGGCCCTGATCGCACGCACGGTGCGGCAGGGCGCGCGCGTGCTGGACGTGGGTTGCGGCGACGGCGCGCTGATGGCGGCATTGCGCGACGCCAAGCAGGTCGATGCGCGCGGGCTGGAGATTGACGGGTCCAACGTGGCCGCCGCCGTCGGGCGCGGCCTGTCCATCGTGCAGGGTGATGCCGACACCGACCTCAGCTATTATCCCGACGCCAGCTTCGACTATGCGATCCTCAGCCAGACGCTGCAGACCACGCGCCGGCCCGACCAGGTGATGGAGGAATTGCTGCGCATCGGGCGGCAGGCCTTCGTCTCCTTCCCCAATTTCGCGCATTGGCGCGGGCGGTTGTCCCTGATGCTGGGCGGGCGGATGCCGGTGACGCGGCTGTTGCCCGACACCTGGTACGACACGCTCAACATCCACCATGTCACGGTCGACGATTTCCGCGCGCTGGTGAAGGAACGCGGCTGGCATATCGAGGGCCAATGGTTCCTGAAGGGCGACCGGGAAACCACCCACGCCAACGCGAACCTGTTCGCCGAACATGCGGTGTTCCTGCTGCGGAAATAG
- a CDS encoding homoserine O-acetyltransferase has translation MASVPISEDSRFGLRRQARLASPLRLSSGASLASVDIAYETYGAMNADKSNVILICHALTGDQYVASDHPVTGKPGWWWRLVGEGKPVDPARHFIICSNVIGSCMGSSGPASIDPATGEPHAMRFPVLTIADMVRAQALLLDHLGVDRLSAVIGGSMGGMQALTWPTLFPDRVESCIVIASTARHSAQNIAFHEVGRQAIMADPNWRGGDYYADGQVPSAGLAVARMAAHITYLSEAGLTEKFGRRLQGRDAKTFGFDADFQVESYLRHQGLSFVERFDANSYLYITRAMDYYDIAEDHGGLLAKAFAPTSARFCLVSFDTDWLYPTAESRVIVHALNASGAQASFVELSSPFGHDAFLLECPELNRVVDGFLRGGRA, from the coding sequence ATGGCCAGCGTCCCCATCAGCGAAGACAGCCGTTTCGGCCTGCGCCGTCAGGCCCGCCTCGCCAGCCCGCTGCGCCTGTCCAGCGGCGCCAGCCTGGCGTCGGTCGACATCGCCTATGAAACCTATGGCGCGATGAATGCGGACAAATCCAATGTCATCCTGATCTGCCATGCGCTGACCGGCGACCAATATGTCGCGTCGGACCATCCCGTCACCGGCAAGCCCGGCTGGTGGTGGCGGCTGGTGGGCGAGGGCAAGCCGGTCGATCCGGCGCGGCATTTCATCATCTGCTCCAATGTCATCGGGAGCTGCATGGGCTCTTCCGGCCCGGCGAGCATCGATCCCGCCACCGGAGAGCCGCACGCCATGCGCTTCCCGGTCCTCACCATCGCCGACATGGTGCGGGCGCAGGCGCTGTTGCTCGACCATCTGGGCGTGGACCGGTTGAGCGCCGTCATCGGCGGGTCGATGGGCGGGATGCAGGCGCTGACCTGGCCGACGCTGTTCCCCGATCGGGTCGAAAGCTGCATCGTCATCGCTTCTACGGCGCGGCACAGCGCGCAGAATATCGCCTTCCACGAGGTCGGGCGGCAGGCGATCATGGCCGATCCCAACTGGCGCGGCGGCGATTATTATGCCGATGGGCAGGTGCCGAGCGCGGGGCTGGCGGTGGCGCGCATGGCGGCGCACATCACCTATCTGTCCGAAGCGGGGCTGACCGAGAAATTCGGGCGGCGGTTGCAGGGGCGTGACGCCAAGACCTTCGGCTTCGACGCTGATTTCCAGGTGGAGAGCTATCTGCGCCACCAGGGGTTGAGCTTTGTCGAGCGGTTCGACGCCAACTCCTATCTCTATATCACCCGCGCCATGGACTATTACGACATTGCCGAGGATCATGGCGGATTGCTGGCCAAGGCCTTCGCCCCGACCAGCGCGCGCTTCTGCCTGGTGAGCTTCGATACGGACTGGCTCTATCCCACGGCGGAATCGCGGGTGATCGTCCATGCGCTGAACGCCAGCGGCGCGCAGGCGAGCTTCGTCGAATTGTCCAGCCCCTTCGGCCATGACGCCTTCCTGCTCGAATGCCCCGAACTCAACCGGGTGGTGGACGGCTTCCTGCGGGGCGGCCGGGCATGA
- a CDS encoding 2-hydroxyacid dehydrogenase, producing the protein MTDAQRPPIVAYGPLYPYLTQQLERRFTVHAVAADADLAALPPPVREARALVSFGSVGASAAAMDALPRLEMIGLFSVGYDKVDVDHARANGIRVTNTPDVLTDDVADLAVGLLYATIRNIAANDRMVRSGAWARGGKPPLSGRVTGSRIGILGLGRIGRAIAKRLEPVAGEILYHNRREAVDTPYRYVADPIDFARASDVLIVATSGGPEAAKLVDTAMLDALGPEGVIVNISRGGVIDEEAMVAALADKRIAGAGLDVFAHEPHVPEALLTMDHVVLQPHQGSATVHTRKAMADLVLANLDAWFAGEKLLTPVV; encoded by the coding sequence ATGACCGATGCCCAACGCCCCCCGATCGTCGCCTATGGCCCGCTCTACCCCTATCTGACGCAACAACTGGAGCGGCGTTTCACCGTCCATGCCGTGGCGGCCGACGCCGACCTGGCCGCCCTGCCGCCGCCGGTGCGGGAAGCACGGGCGTTGGTGAGCTTCGGATCGGTGGGCGCATCGGCGGCGGCCATGGACGCGCTGCCCAGGCTGGAGATGATCGGGCTGTTCTCGGTCGGCTATGACAAGGTCGATGTCGACCATGCCCGCGCGAACGGCATTCGCGTCACCAACACGCCCGACGTACTGACCGACGATGTCGCCGACCTCGCCGTCGGCCTGCTCTACGCCACGATACGCAACATCGCCGCCAACGACCGGATGGTGCGATCGGGCGCCTGGGCGCGGGGCGGGAAGCCACCCCTGTCCGGCCGGGTCACGGGATCGCGCATCGGCATATTGGGGCTGGGCCGTATCGGCCGGGCGATCGCGAAGCGGCTGGAGCCGGTGGCGGGCGAAATCCTCTACCACAACCGGCGGGAGGCGGTGGACACGCCCTATCGCTATGTCGCCGACCCGATCGACTTCGCGCGGGCCAGCGACGTCCTGATCGTCGCCACATCGGGCGGGCCGGAAGCCGCAAAGCTGGTCGATACGGCGATGCTCGACGCGCTGGGGCCGGAGGGGGTGATCGTCAACATCAGCCGGGGCGGCGTGATCGACGAAGAGGCGATGGTGGCGGCGCTGGCGGACAAGCGCATCGCCGGCGCGGGGCTGGACGTATTCGCCCACGAACCGCATGTGCCGGAAGCGCTGCTCACCATGGACCATGTCGTGCTGCAACCCCATCAGGGCAGCGCCACGGTCCACACCCGCAAGGCCATGGCCGACCTGGTCCTCGCCAATCTGGACGCATGGTTTGCGGGCGAGAAGCTGCTGACGCCGGTGGTGTAG
- the hisC gene encoding histidinol-phosphate transaminase: protein MTKPAPKDWILGISPYVPGKSAADDGRPLIKLSANENPLGTGAAARAALVAATADLATYPDPGAAKLREAIGAAHGLDPARIIYGTGSDELLHIAASAYAGPGDEVLFVRYGFSVYDIAARRVGATPVEAPDKDYATDVDALLAAVTERTKVVFLANPNNPTGTMTSREEIARLHAGLRPDILFVLDQAYAEYLDADEDDGGLELAKTAANIFVTRTFSKIYGLAAERIGWGYACQDVIDILHRIRAPFNVTTAGQAAAIAAIGDTAWVEQSRTHNARWREWLAGEIASLSNYGLRVVPSKTNFLLILFDGKLTAEAAMKGLWDEGYATRWLPGQGLPNGLRITIGTKAQTRAVANKLRAMAEAA, encoded by the coding sequence ATGACAAAACCTGCTCCCAAGGACTGGATCCTCGGCATTTCGCCTTATGTGCCGGGCAAGTCGGCGGCCGACGATGGCCGTCCTCTCATCAAGCTCAGCGCCAACGAAAATCCGCTCGGCACCGGCGCAGCCGCCCGCGCGGCGCTAGTCGCGGCCACCGCCGACCTCGCCACCTATCCCGATCCGGGCGCGGCGAAGCTGCGCGAAGCGATCGGCGCGGCGCACGGGCTGGACCCGGCGCGGATCATCTACGGCACCGGGTCGGACGAACTGCTGCACATCGCCGCCAGCGCCTATGCCGGGCCGGGCGATGAGGTGCTCTTCGTCCGCTACGGCTTTTCGGTCTACGACATCGCCGCGCGGCGCGTGGGCGCAACGCCGGTGGAAGCACCGGACAAGGATTATGCGACCGATGTGGACGCGCTGCTGGCGGCGGTGACGGAGCGGACCAAGGTCGTTTTCCTCGCCAACCCCAACAACCCGACCGGCACCATGACCAGCCGTGAAGAGATTGCCCGGCTCCACGCGGGGCTGCGCCCCGACATATTGTTCGTGCTGGATCAGGCCTATGCCGAATATCTAGATGCAGACGAGGATGATGGTGGGCTGGAACTGGCGAAGACCGCCGCCAACATCTTCGTCACGCGCACCTTCTCGAAAATCTACGGGCTGGCCGCCGAACGGATCGGCTGGGGCTATGCCTGTCAGGATGTGATCGACATCCTGCACCGCATCCGCGCGCCGTTCAATGTGACGACGGCGGGCCAGGCGGCGGCGATAGCGGCGATCGGCGACACCGCCTGGGTCGAACAGAGCCGGACGCACAATGCCCGCTGGCGCGAATGGCTGGCGGGGGAGATCGCCTCGCTCTCCAATTACGGCCTGCGCGTGGTGCCCAGCAAGACCAACTTCCTGCTGATCCTGTTCGACGGCAAGCTGACTGCGGAGGCCGCGATGAAAGGGCTGTGGGACGAAGGCTATGCCACGCGCTGGCTGCCGGGGCAGGGCCTGCCCAACGGCCTGCGCATCACCATCGGCACCAAGGCGCAGACCCGCGCGGTCGCGAACAAGCTGCGCGCCATGGCGGAGGCGGCCTGA
- a CDS encoding prephenate/arogenate dehydrogenase family protein produces MLPFARITIIGLGLIGSSLARAIRAEMPTVRVTGHDADPAVRDIARRIDLCDDVTDTAGTSVTDADLVILCVPVRAMGAAAAEIADDLPADAIVSDVGSCKVDVLAQLNAALPGRTIIPAHPVAGTENSGPEAGFATLFKGRWSIVTPPADADPVAVERVAELWRRVGANVEMMDPAHHDLVLAVTSHLPHLIAYTIVGTASDLENVTQSEVIKYSAGGFRDFTRIAASDPTMWRDVFLANKDAVLEMLQRFSEDLSALQRAIRWNDGDALFNLFTRTRAIRRSIIEQGQDDAKPDFGRSH; encoded by the coding sequence ATGCTGCCTTTCGCCCGCATCACCATCATCGGCCTGGGGCTGATCGGTTCCTCGCTCGCCCGCGCGATCCGGGCGGAGATGCCGACCGTGCGCGTGACCGGCCATGATGCCGATCCGGCGGTGCGGGACATCGCCCGGCGCATCGACCTGTGCGACGATGTGACCGACACGGCGGGCACATCCGTCACGGACGCCGATCTGGTGATATTGTGCGTGCCCGTGCGCGCCATGGGCGCGGCGGCAGCGGAGATTGCCGACGACCTGCCGGCCGACGCCATCGTCAGCGATGTCGGATCGTGCAAGGTGGATGTGCTGGCGCAGCTCAACGCCGCCCTGCCGGGGCGGACGATCATCCCGGCCCATCCGGTGGCGGGGACGGAGAATAGCGGGCCGGAAGCAGGCTTTGCCACCCTGTTCAAGGGCCGCTGGTCGATCGTCACCCCGCCCGCCGACGCCGATCCGGTCGCCGTCGAGCGGGTCGCCGAACTGTGGCGGCGCGTGGGCGCCAATGTCGAGATGATGGACCCGGCGCATCACGACCTGGTGCTGGCGGTGACGAGCCATCTGCCGCACCTCATCGCCTACACCATCGTCGGCACGGCCAGCGATCTGGAGAATGTGACCCAGTCCGAAGTCATCAAATATTCGGCGGGCGGCTTTCGCGACTTTACCCGCATCGCCGCGTCGGACCCGACCATGTGGCGCGATGTGTTCCTGGCGAACAAGGATGCGGTGCTGGAAATGCTCCAGCGCTTTTCGGAAGATCTGTCCGCGCTCCAGCGGGCGATCCGCTGGAATGACGGCGACGCTTTGTTCAACCTCTTCACCCGCACCCGCGCGATCCGCCGGTCGATCATCGAACAGGGGCAGGACGACGCCAAGCCGGACTTCGGCCGGTCGCACTGA
- a CDS encoding lysophospholipid acyltransferase family protein, with protein MITAIRSLLFMLVFYSGSLLFVLSALLFAWIAPTSVQRIATGWSRFHRASARWLLGQKVVVEGDLPQGPYLYILKHESMFETIDLLCLFDRPAIGAKRELLDIPLWGEIARRYGLIPIERTAGASALRALRVSAKAASAQGRAVCLFPEGTRVPHGEAPPLKAGFAGLYSLLGLPVVPIAVDSGRVSPRGKFLKHAGVITYKVGEIVPVGLDRKDAEARVHAAINALN; from the coding sequence ATGATTACCGCCATCCGCTCCCTTCTGTTCATGCTGGTCTTCTACAGCGGCAGCCTGCTCTTCGTCCTGTCGGCGCTGCTGTTCGCCTGGATCGCGCCCACGTCGGTGCAACGGATCGCCACCGGCTGGAGCCGCTTCCATCGCGCCAGCGCGCGCTGGCTGCTGGGGCAGAAGGTGGTGGTGGAAGGCGACCTGCCGCAGGGACCATATCTCTACATCCTCAAACATGAATCGATGTTCGAGACGATCGATCTGCTTTGCCTGTTCGATCGACCGGCGATCGGTGCTAAGCGCGAATTGCTCGATATTCCGCTCTGGGGGGAGATCGCCCGGCGCTACGGCCTGATCCCGATCGAGCGCACCGCAGGGGCCAGCGCATTGCGGGCGCTGCGTGTGTCGGCCAAGGCGGCGTCCGCGCAGGGACGCGCCGTCTGCCTTTTCCCCGAAGGCACCCGCGTGCCGCATGGTGAGGCACCGCCGCTCAAGGCCGGGTTCGCCGGACTTTACAGCTTGCTGGGCCTGCCGGTGGTGCCGATCGCGGTGGACAGCGGCCGTGTCTCGCCGCGCGGCAAGTTCCTGAAGCACGCCGGCGTCATCACCTACAAGGTGGGGGAGATCGTCCCCGTCGGCCTCGACCGCAAGGATGCCGAGGCGCGGGTTCATGCCGCGATCAACGCCCTGAACTGA
- a CDS encoding YdcF family protein, with amino-acid sequence MIVRFAAVTLLAWMLGFAWFAIFLPQPLDGRRTDAIVVLTGGAGRIDRGIALLRDGAAKRMLISGVDRAVRPVELAAQYKAPEQLFTCCITLGREAIDTRSNAIETARWLERRDYKTVRLITTDWHMRRSALELRQALPGRVTLVYDAVPSRPSLTMLLREYNKYLLRRGAALIGI; translated from the coding sequence ATGATCGTCCGTTTTGCCGCCGTCACTTTGCTGGCCTGGATGCTGGGTTTTGCCTGGTTCGCCATTTTCCTGCCCCAGCCGCTCGACGGTCGCCGGACCGACGCCATCGTCGTGCTGACCGGCGGGGCGGGGCGGATCGACCGCGGTATTGCCCTGTTGCGGGACGGCGCGGCCAAGCGGATGCTGATATCGGGCGTCGACCGCGCGGTTCGTCCGGTCGAGCTGGCGGCGCAATATAAGGCGCCGGAGCAGCTCTTCACCTGCTGCATCACGCTGGGCCGCGAGGCGATCGACACCCGTTCCAATGCGATCGAGACGGCGCGCTGGCTGGAGCGGCGCGATTATAAGACCGTGCGGCTCATCACTACCGACTGGCATATGCGCCGTTCCGCGCTGGAACTGCGGCAGGCGCTTCCCGGCCGTGTCACGCTGGTTTATGACGCCGTTCCCAGCCGCCCAAGCCTGACCATGCTGCTGCGCGAATATAATAAATATCTGCTGCGGCGCGGCGCGGCGCTGATCGGCATCTGA
- a CDS encoding FtsX-like permease family protein, whose product MASGANRRAAAAARHRLLPAGRVAGPMPWIIAIMMFLTILSAAAGLGLGAAVRSMSADLAGRASVQVVEANAEARDGLAARTLQLLRGAQGVRSADPVDPALLADQLRPWLGDAATSGDLPVPALIDVTLTPGEADAKVDRVRRLLVGLSPKLRIEPHATFLQPLAGLLSALGWLAAGVVALMILATGAVTVLAARGAHDSHRGTIDVLHLMGSTDVQIARLFQRRIGLDAFLGSALGFAFAILVIMVIGLRLSAMGSDLLGAVTLDMLSWVLLALLPVLGVVLAMLTARWTVLRALGRSL is encoded by the coding sequence ATGGCAAGCGGCGCCAACCGCAGGGCTGCCGCCGCCGCGCGTCATCGCCTGCTGCCTGCGGGCCGGGTGGCGGGACCGATGCCCTGGATCATCGCAATCATGATGTTCCTGACGATATTGTCCGCTGCCGCTGGCCTGGGCCTGGGCGCGGCGGTTCGGTCGATGAGCGCCGACCTGGCCGGGCGCGCCAGCGTGCAGGTGGTGGAGGCCAATGCGGAAGCGCGCGACGGGCTGGCGGCCCGCACACTGCAATTGTTGCGCGGGGCGCAGGGCGTGCGGTCTGCCGATCCGGTTGATCCGGCATTACTGGCCGACCAGCTTCGTCCCTGGCTGGGCGATGCGGCGACCAGTGGTGATCTGCCCGTGCCGGCGCTGATCGACGTGACGCTGACGCCGGGTGAGGCGGATGCGAAGGTCGATCGCGTGCGCCGCCTGCTGGTCGGCCTGTCGCCCAAGCTGCGGATCGAGCCGCACGCCACCTTCTTGCAGCCGCTCGCTGGCCTGCTCAGCGCGTTGGGCTGGCTGGCCGCGGGAGTGGTTGCGCTGATGATCCTCGCCACCGGTGCGGTGACGGTGCTGGCGGCGCGCGGCGCGCATGACAGCCATCGCGGGACGATCGACGTATTGCACCTGATGGGATCGACCGATGTGCAGATCGCCCGCCTGTTCCAGCGGCGCATCGGCCTCGACGCCTTTCTGGGCAGCGCGCTGGGCTTCGCCTTCGCCATTCTGGTCATCATGGTGATCGGCCTGCGCCTGTCGGCGATGGGATCGGACCTGCTGGGCGCCGTCACGCTCGACATGCTGAGCTGGGTGTTGCTGGCGTTGCTGCCGGTGTTGGGGGTGGTTCTTGCCATGCTCACCGCACGTTGGACGGTGCTGCGTGCGCTGGGACGATCGCTATGA